A single Dechloromonas denitrificans DNA region contains:
- a CDS encoding type VI secretion system Vgr family protein, producing the protein MSLSSLSDIFLSQHARLLEITTALPEASLLVERFSGREAVSETFRFEIDCLSTNAYLDLKALIGEEITLRLLQADGSKRSWHGYVTEALQLGADGGLARYRVIMEPWLAFLGQRRDNYLFQDKTVINILTQIFADYPSANWTSQVTQKLRQYSTATQYRETDLAFIQRLLAEEGLSYRFSHDQSASAGDDASHARHQLVIFDRDSELPVAAQPEIRFHRSAASEATDTLQVWQESRSVQPNAVSLAGWDYKTLVATGAEATSALDNGELPRLEIHDASQAYRFEDSTAAQLRTDLLLAAHEAKYRSFTGEGSVRQLAEGTVFTLTQHASHSGDDARFTVLGIDHHGANNLGAQAAALLGSTDIESGSYRNRCTAQPAAVPVVPLPIAKPQARSQTAHVVGLPDAVLTTERDHRIKIQFPWQRGATPNAGGLTETAGAGKTGNAPGNDQSGTWVRVAEWLSGANWGSHFLPRIGSEVLVDFLGADIDRPIIVGQAYNGADLPPFSAGHEAGANHPGVLSGWMSHNFEEGHNQWVLDDSPGQSRTRLATSENAGQLSLGHLIHQAPESASRGAWRGSGFELRSDAWLAVRAGEGILISATARPNGQSTQMDVAETVAQLKAAEETAKALSDAASGQTALPLKANAEQTKFIKTIDPKQDGKFTGSVGGQPAQKAQPGSRELGEPTECFAEPIILNEAPSDIGLASPASTLLYAGGHLHATVQQDLHIASAHTVATTVGAGASWFSHAGGIKSIAAAGSHTIQANTDQMEILADQSVTITSSNDEIHILAKEKIVLQAGQSSVTLEGQNITFACPGTFSVKGSGNAFVGPGNGAAGLESLPTGTTTQQTAPAFTEALCTGQYELFKTDNRPFENYDYEIRSGRTGKVLASGRSNASGQTSMVTTQQSESISVYKSVMRESERITENWQAKLASVASRQS; encoded by the coding sequence ATGTCCCTCTCTTCCCTCTCTGACATCTTCCTCTCGCAGCACGCCCGCCTGCTGGAAATCACCACCGCGTTGCCCGAGGCTTCACTGCTCGTCGAACGCTTCTCCGGCCGGGAAGCCGTCTCGGAAACCTTCCGTTTCGAAATCGACTGTCTGTCCACCAACGCCTATCTCGATCTCAAGGCGCTGATCGGCGAGGAAATCACCCTGCGGCTGTTGCAGGCCGACGGCAGCAAACGGTCCTGGCATGGCTACGTCACCGAAGCCCTGCAGTTGGGGGCCGATGGCGGGCTGGCCCGCTACCGGGTGATCATGGAACCCTGGCTCGCCTTCCTCGGCCAACGCCGCGACAACTACCTGTTCCAGGACAAGACGGTCATCAACATCCTGACCCAGATCTTCGCCGACTACCCGTCAGCCAACTGGACCAGCCAGGTCACCCAGAAACTGCGCCAGTACAGCACGGCGACGCAATACCGCGAGACTGATCTGGCCTTCATCCAGCGTCTGCTCGCCGAAGAAGGCTTGTCCTACCGCTTTAGCCACGACCAGTCAGCCAGTGCCGGGGATGACGCCAGCCACGCCCGCCATCAACTTGTCATCTTCGACCGCGACAGCGAGCTGCCGGTCGCCGCCCAGCCGGAGATCCGCTTTCATCGCAGCGCCGCCAGCGAAGCGACCGACACGCTCCAGGTCTGGCAGGAAAGCCGCTCGGTCCAGCCCAATGCCGTATCGCTCGCCGGCTGGGACTACAAGACCCTGGTCGCCACCGGCGCCGAAGCCACCAGTGCGCTCGACAACGGCGAACTGCCGCGCCTCGAAATCCACGATGCTTCGCAAGCCTACCGCTTCGAAGACAGCACCGCCGCGCAGTTGCGCACCGACCTGTTGCTCGCCGCCCACGAAGCGAAATACCGTTCGTTCACCGGTGAAGGCAGCGTCCGCCAACTGGCTGAAGGCACCGTCTTCACGCTGACCCAGCACGCTTCCCATAGCGGTGACGATGCCCGCTTCACCGTGCTCGGCATCGACCACCACGGCGCCAACAACCTCGGCGCCCAGGCCGCCGCATTGCTCGGCAGTACCGACATCGAAAGCGGCAGCTACCGCAACCGCTGCACCGCCCAGCCGGCGGCGGTGCCCGTCGTGCCGCTGCCCATCGCCAAGCCGCAGGCCCGTTCGCAAACCGCCCATGTCGTCGGCCTGCCCGATGCCGTGCTGACCACCGAGCGCGATCACCGGATCAAGATCCAGTTTCCCTGGCAACGCGGCGCCACCCCCAATGCCGGCGGCCTGACCGAAACCGCCGGGGCCGGCAAGACCGGCAATGCGCCGGGCAACGATCAGTCCGGCACCTGGGTGCGGGTCGCCGAATGGCTGTCCGGCGCCAACTGGGGCAGCCATTTCCTGCCGCGCATCGGCAGCGAAGTGCTGGTCGACTTCCTCGGTGCCGACATCGACCGCCCGATCATTGTCGGCCAAGCCTACAACGGCGCCGATCTGCCCCCCTTCAGTGCCGGCCATGAAGCCGGGGCCAACCACCCCGGCGTGCTCTCCGGCTGGATGAGCCACAACTTCGAGGAAGGCCACAACCAGTGGGTGCTCGACGACTCGCCCGGTCAGTCGCGCACCCGCCTCGCGACCAGCGAGAACGCCGGCCAACTCAGTCTCGGCCACCTCATTCACCAGGCCCCGGAAAGCGCCAGCCGGGGCGCCTGGCGCGGCAGCGGCTTCGAACTCCGGAGCGATGCCTGGCTCGCCGTGCGGGCCGGCGAGGGCATCCTGATCTCGGCCACCGCCCGCCCGAACGGGCAAAGCACACAGATGGACGTCGCCGAAACCGTCGCCCAACTGAAAGCCGCCGAAGAAACCGCCAAAGCCCTGTCCGATGCCGCCAGCGGCCAAACCGCCCTGCCGCTCAAAGCCAATGCCGAGCAGACCAAGTTCATCAAGACGATCGACCCCAAGCAGGACGGCAAATTCACCGGCAGCGTCGGCGGTCAGCCCGCGCAGAAAGCCCAGCCGGGCAGCCGCGAACTCGGCGAGCCGACCGAATGCTTCGCCGAACCGATCATCCTCAACGAAGCACCCAGCGACATCGGCCTGGCCAGCCCGGCCAGCACCCTGCTCTATGCCGGCGGCCACCTGCACGCCACCGTTCAGCAGGACTTGCACATCGCCAGCGCCCACACCGTCGCCACCACCGTCGGCGCCGGGGCCAGCTGGTTCAGCCACGCCGGCGGCATCAAGAGCATCGCCGCCGCCGGCAGCCACACCATCCAGGCCAACACCGACCAGATGGAAATCCTCGCCGACCAGTCGGTGACGATCACCAGCAGCAACGACGAAATTCATATCCTGGCCAAGGAGAAGATCGTGCTGCAGGCCGGGCAATCCTCGGTGACGCTGGAGGGGCAGAACATCACCTTTGCTTGTCCGGGGACGTTCTCGGTGAAGGGCAGCGGGAATGCGTTTGTCGGGCCGGGGAATGGGGCGGCGGGGTTGGAGAGTTTGCCGACAGGGACAACAACACAGCAGACGGCTCCAGCCTTCACGGAAGCCTTGTGTACCGGACAATATGAGCTCTTCAAAACCGATAACCGGCCTTTTGAAAACTATGACTACGAAATCCGCAGCGGGCGAACCGGCAAAGTCCTTGCCAGTGGCAGGAGTAATGCCTCGGGCCAGACGAGCATGGTGACGACGCAGCAATCCGAATCGATCAGCGTGTACAAATCAGTCATGCGCGAAAGCGAACGCATTACCGAAAACTGGCAGGCCAAGCTGGCCTCGGTTGCATCTCGCCAATCCTGA
- a CDS encoding DUF2164 domain-containing protein gives MDNSSVKNWKNWALQMAIEISTDATNAAIASIQRYFATNLNEEIGGLGAGALLSFFLKEIGPVVYNKGVADAQTRMQERVMELDVEVYEEAFTYWAKQGRQGARQK, from the coding sequence ATGGACAATTCGTCCGTCAAAAATTGGAAAAACTGGGCACTACAAATGGCAATTGAAATATCGACAGACGCTACCAACGCCGCAATCGCCTCCATTCAGCGCTATTTCGCGACAAACTTGAATGAAGAAATCGGTGGCCTTGGGGCCGGCGCGCTCCTTTCCTTTTTTCTGAAGGAAATTGGCCCGGTTGTTTACAACAAGGGCGTTGCCGATGCGCAGACACGAATGCAAGAGCGGGTGATGGAACTCGATGTCGAGGTGTACGAAGAGGCCTTCACGTATTGGGCGAAGCAGGGGCGCCAGGGGGCGCGCCAAAAGTGA
- a CDS encoding MarR family winged helix-turn-helix transcriptional regulator: MDKNTRMDSHQWDSSLDPQISPLFLALQWAHRRSIEVIQPLLVENGLSTAEFDVLATLRNAPAPHDMTPSQIQQEVVITSGGLTKVMLQLEARGLVKRLQLPHDLRVKPVQLTDEGRQKVETAMTAMLGATRAWLKNGLDAGEIGQLTTLLSKVVAAPGQAGRQTG; encoded by the coding sequence ATGGACAAGAACACCAGGATGGATAGTCATCAATGGGACAGCTCGCTCGATCCACAGATTTCTCCGCTCTTTCTGGCGCTGCAATGGGCGCATCGCCGATCGATTGAGGTGATACAACCGCTGCTGGTCGAAAACGGCCTATCGACCGCCGAATTCGATGTCCTCGCGACATTGCGCAATGCCCCCGCACCGCACGACATGACTCCGTCGCAGATCCAGCAGGAAGTGGTGATCACCTCTGGCGGTTTGACCAAGGTGATGCTTCAGCTGGAGGCTCGCGGCCTGGTCAAGCGCCTTCAGCTGCCGCATGACCTGCGCGTCAAGCCCGTTCAGCTGACCGACGAAGGAAGGCAAAAAGTCGAAACGGCGATGACCGCGATGCTTGGCGCGACAAGAGCCTGGCTCAAGAACGGGCTGGATGCCGGGGAGATCGGGCAACTGACGACACTGCTCAGCAAGGTCGTGGCGGCGCCGGGGCAGGCAGGTCGGCAAACAGGATGA
- a CDS encoding ferric reductase-like transmembrane domain-containing protein, with protein sequence MKIIKYTLVGYLALLSAAWWLTDQADLFNLAGFFPWRNVLSQYTGVIAIGVMSLAMILSARPVFLERYFGGLDKMYRLHKWLGISALVISISHWLIADGPKWLVQLGWLTRPGGRGPRPVLPEGSLQQIFLEQRGLAEGIGEWAFYGAVLLMVLALVKRFPYKRFFQTHKILAVAYLALVFHAVVLVKFDYWSGLVGPLLIVLMTLGSIAAVMSLTNRRAGGKRALGKVLAIEQLAALGVAAIEVQLDSGWPGHKPGQFAFVTFHEDEGPHPFTIASAWQEDGRIRFLVKALGDYTRSLPKRLKVGDSVKLEGPYGQFTFEGNAPRQIWIGGGIGITPFIARMKALAGQPDGKAVDLFHCTADYDQAAVDKLTRDAAAAKVSLHVLWDQRDGRLDLQRLIENVPNWREADVWFCGPARFGQAIRDGLGSLGFPGERFHQELFEMR encoded by the coding sequence ATGAAAATCATCAAGTACACGCTGGTCGGTTACCTGGCGCTGCTCAGCGCCGCCTGGTGGCTGACCGACCAAGCCGATTTGTTCAACCTGGCCGGGTTTTTTCCCTGGCGAAATGTCCTGAGCCAATACACCGGCGTTATCGCCATTGGCGTGATGAGCCTGGCGATGATTCTTTCGGCCAGGCCGGTATTTTTGGAACGCTACTTCGGCGGCCTCGACAAAATGTACCGTCTGCACAAGTGGCTGGGCATTTCCGCCCTGGTCATTTCAATCAGCCACTGGCTGATCGCCGACGGCCCCAAGTGGCTGGTTCAGCTTGGCTGGCTGACGCGTCCCGGCGGCCGGGGGCCTCGTCCGGTACTCCCGGAAGGTTCCTTGCAACAAATTTTTCTGGAGCAGCGCGGTCTGGCCGAAGGCATCGGCGAGTGGGCGTTCTACGGTGCGGTGCTGTTGATGGTGCTAGCGCTGGTCAAACGCTTTCCCTACAAGCGGTTTTTCCAGACCCACAAGATTCTCGCCGTTGCCTATCTGGCCCTGGTCTTCCACGCCGTGGTGCTGGTCAAGTTCGACTACTGGAGCGGCCTGGTCGGGCCGCTCCTGATCGTCCTGATGACCCTCGGCAGCATCGCTGCGGTGATGTCGCTGACTAACCGGCGGGCCGGGGGCAAGCGGGCGCTGGGCAAGGTTCTCGCCATCGAGCAGTTGGCGGCGCTGGGCGTCGCGGCGATCGAGGTGCAACTGGACAGCGGCTGGCCCGGCCATAAGCCCGGACAGTTTGCCTTTGTCACTTTCCATGAAGACGAAGGTCCGCACCCCTTCACGATCGCTTCGGCGTGGCAGGAAGACGGGCGCATCCGCTTCCTGGTCAAGGCCCTGGGTGATTACACGCGGTCCTTGCCGAAGCGGCTGAAAGTCGGCGATAGCGTCAAGCTGGAAGGACCCTACGGCCAATTCACTTTCGAGGGCAACGCGCCGCGCCAGATCTGGATTGGCGGCGGTATTGGCATCACGCCCTTCATCGCCCGGATGAAAGCCCTGGCCGGCCAGCCTGACGGGAAAGCCGTCGATCTGTTCCACTGCACGGCGGACTATGATCAGGCCGCGGTCGACAAACTGACGCGAGATGCCGCCGCCGCGAAAGTCAGCCTGCACGTTCTGTGGGATCAGCGCGACGGGCGACTCGATCTTCAGCGCCTGATCGAGAACGTTCCGAATTGGCGTGAAGCCGACGTGTGGTTCTGCGGCCCGGCCAGGTTCGGTCAGGCCATCCGGGATGGTCTGGGCTCGCTGGGCTTCCCGGGCGAACGGTTCCATCAGGAATTGTTTGAAATGCGCTAG
- a CDS encoding efflux transporter outer membrane subunit gives MNYLLPYPPHPAASAAPPARPAGLTRPARLFPLLAALLTLAGCSLAPTYQPPVVDSPAAFKEATASGQWKTAEPAENIPRGEWWKAFADPTLDRLETQAAAANQDLKAGAARLAQARALQQNARSALFPQIGIGAGPTRQRPSPASQGLAADAETSIATLWRAQGTVAYEADLFGRVSSGVDAAKATTDQREALFRSLQLAIQADVAQAYFSLRELDALAALYADTVKLREQGTQLFQRRFDEGDISELELATARTELASARSEAVGIARQRAVAEHSLAILLGQAPAAFDLPAQPLNRVSLQVPAGLPSALLERRPDIAAAERAMAAANARIGTARAAFFPRLSLTGALGYESNELGDLFKWSSRAFVMGPLVGTLLSLPIFDGGARQAGVDQAHAAYAEEAANYQQTVLRAFKEVEDNLAHLRLLGDQTQAQDEAVSSSRRAARLSQIQYREGSVGHLNVIDADRSVLLQQRVAVQLDAERARATVNLIRAIGGGWGSESGS, from the coding sequence ATGAACTATTTGCTCCCCTACCCGCCCCACCCGGCCGCTTCGGCCGCGCCGCCTGCCCGGCCCGCCGGGCTAACCCGCCCGGCCCGGCTGTTCCCGTTGCTCGCCGCCCTGCTCACCCTGGCCGGCTGCTCGCTGGCCCCGACCTACCAGCCGCCGGTGGTCGATAGCCCAGCTGCCTTCAAAGAGGCCACGGCCAGCGGCCAATGGAAGACCGCCGAACCGGCCGAGAACATCCCGCGCGGCGAATGGTGGAAGGCCTTTGCCGACCCGACGCTGGACCGCCTGGAAACCCAGGCTGCCGCGGCCAACCAGGACCTCAAGGCCGGCGCCGCCCGGCTGGCCCAGGCCCGGGCCTTGCAGCAGAACGCCCGCTCGGCGCTCTTCCCGCAGATCGGCATCGGCGCCGGGCCGACCCGCCAACGTCCGTCGCCGGCCTCGCAAGGCCTGGCGGCCGACGCCGAGACCAGCATCGCGACGCTGTGGCGGGCCCAAGGCACCGTCGCCTACGAGGCCGACCTGTTCGGCCGGGTGAGCAGCGGCGTCGATGCCGCCAAGGCGACGACGGACCAGCGTGAAGCCCTGTTCCGCTCGCTGCAACTGGCCATCCAGGCCGATGTCGCGCAAGCCTATTTTTCGCTGCGCGAGCTCGACGCCCTCGCCGCCTTGTACGCCGACACCGTCAAACTGCGCGAACAGGGCACCCAGCTCTTCCAGCGCCGCTTCGACGAAGGCGACATCAGCGAGCTGGAGCTGGCCACCGCGCGCACCGAGCTGGCCTCGGCCCGTTCCGAGGCCGTCGGCATCGCCCGCCAGCGCGCCGTCGCCGAACACAGTCTGGCCATCCTGCTCGGTCAGGCGCCGGCCGCCTTCGACCTGCCGGCGCAGCCGCTCAACCGGGTCAGCCTGCAAGTGCCGGCCGGCCTGCCCTCGGCCCTGCTCGAACGGCGTCCCGACATCGCCGCCGCCGAACGGGCGATGGCCGCCGCCAATGCCCGGATCGGCACGGCGCGCGCCGCCTTCTTTCCGCGCCTGTCGCTAACCGGGGCGCTCGGTTACGAGTCGAATGAACTGGGCGACCTGTTCAAGTGGAGCAGTCGCGCCTTCGTCATGGGGCCGCTGGTCGGCACCCTGCTCTCGCTGCCGATCTTCGACGGCGGCGCCCGCCAGGCCGGCGTCGACCAGGCCCACGCGGCCTACGCCGAAGAGGCAGCCAACTACCAGCAGACGGTGCTGCGGGCTTTCAAAGAAGTCGAGGACAACCTCGCCCATCTGCGCCTGCTCGGCGACCAGACGCAAGCCCAGGACGAGGCGGTAAGCTCGTCGCGCCGCGCCGCCCGGCTGTCGCAGATCCAGTACCGTGAAGGTTCGGTCGGCCATCTCAACGTCATCGATGCCGACCGCAGCGTGCTGTTGCAGCAACGCGTCGCCGTCCAGCTCGATGCCGAGCGGGCGCGGGCGACGGTCAATCTGATCCGCGCCATCGGCGGCGGCTGGGGTAGCGAATCAGGTAGCTGA